The region CGGGGCAGGCCCTGTTCCGCCGGTCGTTACGATCAAGCAACATGCCTCACGATCCGCCATATCAGCCAATTCTTTTTCGATACTTGCTCTGTCGTCCGGTATAACTTTATAAACCGGCATCCAATCGGATCGCAGATACAGGCGCAATGCTTCCATAATCGCTTTACCGGAAAGATCTTCATACACACCGGCGCTGGCACGATCGGAAGCAGTGAGAATACCTATTTTGATCATATTATCTCCCAAAAAAATCCCGTCAGGAAGGTAATCATGACGGGATTGGAAGGGTAGAAAAAAATGAAACGTTATAATTTCATACGTTTCACGAATTTCTGTAACAATGTATCGAGATTGGGCGTGCCGATTTCTTGCAGGTCGTATCGCACACGCACGGAAGGCTTTTTTATGGTAATAATGCGATGTAGATCAATCGGCGTGCCGATGATCACTGTATCGCACGGGGTACGGTTGATCGTCGCTTCAAGGTCTTTGACTTGTTTGCTACCGTAGCCCATCGCGGGCAACAGGACGCCGATGTCGGGATATTTTTTGTAGGTTTCGGTGATACTCCCGGATGTGTAAGGACGCGGATCCACGATCATTCGTGCGCCGTATTTTTGTGCGGCCACCGTCCCGGCGCCAAATTTCATCTCACCATGCGTGAGCGTAGGGCCGTCTTCAACGACCAGCACGCGCTTTCCGATGATCTTCTCAGGATGTTCGACAAATATCGGCGAAGCGGCATCCACGATCACGGCTTTGGCATTGACTTGATGAATATGGTCACGCAGCAGATTGGTGGATTTCATATCAGCCGAATCTTCTTTATTGATGATTACAACATCGGCCATACGGAGATTGGCTTCGCTGGGATAATACAACAATTCATGCCCTGCGCGCAGCGGATCGGCTACCACGATATGCAGATCGGGTTTATAAAACGGCATGTCGTTATTACCGCCATCCCACAAAATCACATCCGCTTCTTTTTCGGCCTGACGTAAAATCGCTTCATAATCCACGCCGGCGTAAATGATTGTACCCGTTACGATGTGCGGTTCATATTCCTCAATTTCTTCGATCGTACACTTATGTTTTTTGAGATCCGCAAGCTGCGCAAAGCGTTGTACACGTTGTTTGGCCAAATCACCATAAGGCATAGGGTGGCGAATGGCCGCTACCTTAAGTCCGAGCGATTTGAGAATCGAAGAAACACGCCGCGTGGTTTGACTTTTTCCAGAACCTGTACGAACAGCGCAAATGGAAATCACCGGACGCTTACTGCGAATCATCGTGGGATCAGCGCCGAGGATTTTGAAATGCGCGCCCGCCGCATTGGCAATCGAGCTGCACGACATCAGATAATTGTAAGAGACATCACTGTAGGAAAAAACGACTTCGTCAATCCGGTATTTGCGTATCAATGCATCCAAATCTTTTTGCGGAAAAATCGGAATACCTTTCGGATAGAGTTTTCCCGCCAATGCCGACGGATATTTGCGTCCGTCAATATTGGGTATTTGATTCGCCGTAAAAGCAATGACTTCGTATGCTTTGTTATCGCGATAGATTACATTAAAATTATGAAAATCACGGCCGGCTGCGCCCATGATTAAAGTTCGAATACGTGCCATAAAAGAACCTCCGAGTTTACAACGTTATAACGTACAATAGGAAAATGCACACGGGTATGATCTCAGTCATGCAGAGATATGAGTAAACAATCCCTAAATGCTTGATTCATTATATTTGGCAGTCTATCTTAAATAAATATGCTTAGGATATCGAATGAAGAAATTTATCAAAGAAAATTGGGGGCGCTTTGTTTTTGAATTAATTACGATCATTGCGGGTGTTCTCATTGCATTAGCCGTAAATGAGGTAAGGCAAAATTATGCCCAACAAGAATTGGCCGAAACAGCGTTGAAAAGTATCGTCGCAGAAATCGAATCGAATAAAAAGTTTATCGAACAGCGATTGCCCTATCATCGTCGCATGGTGCATATATTGGATTCATTAGCATTAAAAAATGCCGATCGCCCGTTTCGCGATGTAGAGCGTTTGTCGGAGTGGCGCGGTATACAACCACCGATACTCAGCGATGCCGCATGGCAAACAGCGATTCAGTCCGGCGCTTTGGCTAAATCCGATTTTGAGAAGGTGACGCAAATTGCAAAATTATACTCGTTTCAGAATGCGTATATCCGCTGGGGCGATAATTATATAGCCGCAGTTATCGGGGGTGATCTCGCGTCCGTGGAACAGTATAAAAATCTTTTTTATGAAATGGGGACTACCGGCGGGGAACTTGTACTTTTTTATGCGTCAATTTTAAATGCTATACAAACAAATAAATGATCGTTATTTCAATGTAAAAAAACGCAGGCAATTTTGGTCGGTGTCTTTTACATACATTTCACGCGTACCCCATGTCTGATCCGTCGGTTGTAAATCGAGGGACACGTTTTTTTGTAAAAACTCATCGTACAAACGATCTACGTTTTCGACTAAGATATTCACCACACCGCCGAACTTCCCGTCTCCCGAAAAAGACGACAGATGCAAGACTACGTTATCACGCCAAACGACCATGTAACAGGGGTTTTCCATATCCTCTCGTGCACGGGTAGAAGTGTACATTTCAAAGCCAAGCACGCCGCAATAAAACGCTTCCGCCTGTCGTACGTCGCTTACATGCAGCAGAGGTATAGCCTGTTTCAGCATATTTATTTTTCTTTCAATGCATGCTTCAAACCGTCAACGGCTATCTTTGTATTACCTACAAATATCTGATCGTTTATAACGGCAACCGGGCGTTTGAGAAACGTGTATTCTTTGAGAATCAGATCGCGCATTTCTTTTTCCGTCAGTTCTTTTTCATGCAAATTCCATGCTCTGAATTTCATGGAACGTTTGCTGAATAATGCTTCGTAGGAACCGGCCAGTTTTTTCATAGCATCCAATTGATCCGGCGTGATGGTTTCTTCTTTTATATTTTGTAGTACTACATCTTTACCGGGTTTGACCGTTTTGAGAATTTTTTGGCAAGTGCTGCACGATGCCAAATAAAAAATACGTTTCATGGTGTGGTTGTTATTTTAGTTTTTGGTAATGCGTGCGTAGTAATAGTCTATTTGTCTCCAAGCGCCGCGGGAAGGGCCTTCGATATAGGCATGCAGCGAATCGGCCGATGTATGATGATAAGTGATGCGTTGCGGAAAGTCATTGGTGAAATTTTCAAAAACAGCTTTGTTGTCAGTTAACTGTACGAGCATAAAAGCCGTTAATGCCTGACCTTTGGGTTTGACATGATAACATAAAGTATCGTTGACGATTTCGAGGCGTACATCTTCGTACGTTATCGTATCGTTGTTTTTCAGCGTAACATTGTGTGCCGTAAAAAGCTGGGGTGCGGCGTGTGACCAGTTTTCGATAAATGTCATCGATCCTTTGGTGTATTGCCACGCGCCGAGCAGCCAATGCAATGCTTCGTATTCTGAACGGTGGTCACGTATGGGAACGAAAAGTAGTAAAACCAACATGATTAACTTGTACATATTTTCTCCTTAGGGGGTGTTTGTCGGGTCCCAAGCCACGCGCAAATTGCAGTTGAATGCATCCAGTCGTGCCATGTCTTGATCGGTAATATTAAAATCAAATACGGATGCATTTTCAGTAATGCGCGCCGGTTGTGCTGATTTAGGCAATACAACGATACCGTGTTGTAGCGCCCACCGAATCAATATTTGCGCGGGTGAGCGTTGATATACCGCGGCGATTTTAGACAGTTCCGGATCATTGATTTTTTGACCTTTGGTCAATGGACTATACGCTTCGAGTACGATACCGTTCGTTTTACAAAAGTTAAGCAGTTCATTTTGATAAAGCCAGGGATGAAATTCTACCTGATTGACCATCGGTTTGATGCGGGCGGATTGCAGCAGTTCATCTAAATGACGCTGCGTATAGTTGCTTACGCCGATGGCGCGGCACAGACCTTCTTCGTATAATTTTTCCAAAGCCTTCCAGCTTTCACCGCGTTTGCCGCTCACCGGATAGTGAATGAGATATAAATCAACATAGGTCAGATCGAGCAAAGATAGGCTTTCATGGAACGCACGAAGAGAACGATCGTACCCGTGATCATCATTCCACAGTTTTGTCGTGATAAAAACATTCTTTCGATCAAGCCCTGATTGTTTCAAAGCAACGCCGACGTCTTTTTCGTTTTTGTAAAAATGAGCCGTATCAATATGCCGGTAACCGCTACGCAAAGCAAAATCTACGGCCTTTCGTGTTTCATCACCCGGGCCGGTTCGCCAAACCCCTAAGCCGAAACAGGGTATGTTTACATCGTTGTACAGTCGTTGGGTAGAATGGATATTCAGTGACATATTGTTCAAAGGTTTACAAAATGAGTGTGTAATGTATCAATCTAATGCCGGCCATGGTGCATTCCAATACCAAAATTTACTTTGCCTTTGGCGGTGAAAGATAATAATTTCCGGCGTCTTTTGGGAACATCACAATATGAGGTTTTTTATGAGGTTACGTTACTGTTTGATCGCTTTTACGATGATTTCGGCCGCAGCTTGGGCGCAACACAAAACTATGCCCGAGACACTTTTTGAAGGCCGCTATGTCATGGTGTTGCTCAATAATAGGGATTCCGCGCAATTCATCAAAGCGCAGGAAATGGTAAATGATAATGACGGTCATATCATACACGCGTTTTTGCCAACCATTATCCAAGGCTATCTGACACGACGCGGTGAAGAAGTGCTTTGCCAAAGCGGATTGGTACGCGAAATCGTGGACTCGGTATTCACCGGCGATATGACGCGTATGTCGGAACGCGATCGGATGATCGTGCGCGTTTGGAATCAACAATTCAAACCGCTATTGGCGACACGAGGGCAGGAAGAGGACGGTGACAATGATCGCACGCCACGCGAGGTGCCCGGAAAATATCAGACCAGTGAATACATGATGGGATCCGTGGCCGTCGGTGTTGTTTTTGTAGAAAGCGACGGATCGCTGGAAAAAAGTACGGAAAACTGGGATGATTATTCCAAAGAAGATATGATATTTCAAATCCGTAAAGGGCTAGACTGGTGGGCTCAACAAGGCGGCTACCGTGCGAGTCTGACATGGAATTATGAATTTAAAGACGTGACGACGAAATACGAACCGATTACTCACGCATATAACGATGACGAAAATTGGGTGAATGACGCGGCGGCCAAATTGGGTTACGGTGCCGGTGACGGGCGTATGCTCTGTTAT is a window of bacterium DNA encoding:
- a CDS encoding GTPase yields the protein MARIRTLIMGAAGRDFHNFNVIYRDNKAYEVIAFTANQIPNIDGRKYPSALAGKLYPKGIPIFPQKDLDALIRKYRIDEVVFSYSDVSYNYLMSCSSIANAAGAHFKILGADPTMIRSKRPVISICAVRTGSGKSQTTRRVSSILKSLGLKVAAIRHPMPYGDLAKQRVQRFAQLADLKKHKCTIEEIEEYEPHIVTGTIIYAGVDYEAILRQAEKEADVILWDGGNNDMPFYKPDLHIVVADPLRAGHELLYYPSEANLRMADVVIINKEDSADMKSTNLLRDHIHQVNAKAVIVDAASPIFVEHPEKIIGKRVLVVEDGPTLTHGEMKFGAGTVAAQKYGARMIVDPRPYTSGSITETYKKYPDIGVLLPAMGYGSKQVKDLEATINRTPCDTVIIGTPIDLHRIITIKKPSVRVRYDLQEIGTPNLDTLLQKFVKRMKL
- a CDS encoding VOC family protein, whose product is MLKQAIPLLHVSDVRQAEAFYCGVLGFEMYTSTRAREDMENPCYMVVWRDNVVLHLSSFSGDGKFGGVVNILVENVDRLYDEFLQKNVSLDLQPTDQTWGTREMYVKDTDQNCLRFFTLK
- a CDS encoding arsenate reductase, giving the protein MKRIFYLASCSTCQKILKTVKPGKDVVLQNIKEETITPDQLDAMKKLAGSYEALFSKRSMKFRAWNLHEKELTEKEMRDLILKEYTFLKRPVAVINDQIFVGNTKIAVDGLKHALKEK
- a CDS encoding aldo/keto reductase — its product is MSLNIHSTQRLYNDVNIPCFGLGVWRTGPGDETRKAVDFALRSGYRHIDTAHFYKNEKDVGVALKQSGLDRKNVFITTKLWNDDHGYDRSLRAFHESLSLLDLTYVDLYLIHYPVSGKRGESWKALEKLYEEGLCRAIGVSNYTQRHLDELLQSARIKPMVNQVEFHPWLYQNELLNFCKTNGIVLEAYSPLTKGQKINDPELSKIAAVYQRSPAQILIRWALQHGIVVLPKSAQPARITENASVFDFNITDQDMARLDAFNCNLRVAWDPTNTP